Genomic window (Gasterosteus aculeatus chromosome 1, fGasAcu3.hap1.1, whole genome shotgun sequence):
TCAGTTGGTCAAGAATCCGTCTCCGCTACTGGCACAGTCAGAGTTCGAGGTAGGGGAGCTGTGCGGGTACCAGGAGGCCACATGAAGTTGGTTGCCAGTACTTGTTCGGAGCAGCTGGCAGGTGAGACGGTTCTGCTGGAGCCTCCTGAGACTGGGCTACCCGCTGGGCTGCTTGTTTCATCTTGCCTGGTGAGGGTCGTCCGGGGCACGGTGTACGTCCCCGTGGTCAATGTGGGGACAACGGCTGTTCTGCTCTACCCACGGACTGGTCTGGGCAATCTAAGTACAGCACAGGTTGTCAGTCTGCCAGCTGGCGTGACTGAGGATAGGACCACTTGGGTGGCCGTTAACACTCAAACTGTTCCTTCCTCTGTGCCTGATAGGTTGGAGTCTGTGGCTCTGCCTGCGCTTGTTGATCCAGATAGGGAAAAAATACGGTCCTTGCTGAAAAAGTATGACTCGGTCTTTGCCACTCATGAAGGTGACTTGGGCTGTACCAATCTCCTTTCCCATGACATACCCTTGCTTGATGATATCCCAGTCAGGCAGAGATATCGCCGCTTACCGCCTTCTGAGTATGAGGCAGTGAAGACTCATATCAATCAGCTGCTTGAGTCCCAGGTCATACGGGAGAGCTGTAGTCCGTACGCTTCACCAATTGTGTTGGTGCGGAAAAAGGACGGAAGTCTGCGCTTATGCGTGGACTATCGGTTGCTAAACAGCAAGACTCGGAAGGATGCATTTCCTTTGCCGCGAATAGAGGAAAGTCTCGATGCGCTGTCAGGGGCCCGCTGGTTTTCAACTCTCGATCTTGCCAGCGGTTACAATCAGGTCCCTGTTGCAGAACAAGACAAGCCTAAAACAGCCTTTTGTACCCCCTTCGGTCTCTTTGAGTTCAATCGTATGCCATTCGGCTTGTGCAACGCGCCGGGCACCTTCCAGCGATTGATGCAGAGGACGTTTGGCGATCAGCAGGGTCAGTCTCTCTTGCTCTATCTCGATGACATCAttgtgttttcatcctcagtAGATCAACATCTGCAGCGTCTTGAGATGGTGCTCAGGCGCCTTCAGACTGAGGGCTTGAAGGCTAGGCTTGAGAAATGCTCCTTTTTCCAACAAGAAGTGGGGTACTTGGGTCATGTCATCTCATCCCAGGGAGTGTCTACTGACCCCAAGAAGTGTGAGGCTGTGGCTGAGTGGAGGCGACCACAGAACACATCTGAGCTGCGCTCATTTCTGGGGTTTGCCAGCTATTATCGTCGATTCGTCGAGGGGTTTGCCCAGCTGGCGGCACCATTGCATCGCTTGGTGGCTGAGACGTCAGGCAAGAGGTCCAAGAAGGGTGCCAGTAAGACTCTGGATGCTGTATGGACTCCGCAATGTGAGCAGAGTTTTGAGGGACTGAAAGATCGGCTTGTCTCCGCTCCTGTGTTGGCATTCGCAGACTTTTCGCGTCCCTTCATTTTAGAGGTAGACGCTAGCTATAGTGGCCTGGGCGCTGTTCTCTCCCAGGAAACTGACAGTGGGGTGAGACCAGTGGCTTACGCCAGCAGAGGACTTCGGCAGACTGAGCGTAATACGGCGACTTACAGCTCCATGAAGTTGGAGTTCTTGGCTCTTAAGTGGGCTATGACAGAAAAGTTTCGAGACTACCTGTTGGGTCACAAGTGCACGGTGTACACCGATAATAATCCGTTAAGCCATCTCCAGTCTGCTAAACTGGGGGCTACGGAACATCGGTGGGCGGCTCAGCTTGCAGTTTTTGACTTTGAGATAAAGTACAGATCCGGTCGTAGTAACCGGAATGCTGATGCCCTTTCAAGACAGTATTCTTCGGGTTTAGATTCTGCTGTCCCGTTGTTGCCGGGAGGCCAAGTCTTGCCTGACCTTCAGCCTGGCCAACCGTTGGAGCAGCCTGTAGTAGCCACTTTAGCCCTGGTCTCTGCGCTCCCAGCCCATTCAGCTTCTGATCTCCAGTTATTACAACAGAATGATCCCTTGTTGAAGGAGATTATGGTGTTCTGGCGACAAAAATCTCCACCTACCGCAGTTGAACGGCGGCATCTTTCTAAACCAGCTTTGAAGATGTTAACACAGTGGGGGCGCCTGGTGGAGCGGGATGGGGTCTTGTTCCGCCAGGTCCTTCGCTcagatgggggggagggattcCTCCAACTGTTGCTGCCTGCAGTTCTCCAGCGGGAAACCCTGAATCTGCTTCATCAGCAACATGGCCATCAAGGTATTGAAAGGACCACAGAGTTGGTCCGGCAGCGTTGTTACTGGCCCGGGATGTCTACTGACATCCGCAATTGGGTGCGTGAGTGTGAGCGGTGTCAGGTCGCTAAGGACTCTGGACCGGTGCCACATAGTTTTATGGGCCATCTGCTTGCCTCCCGACCAAATGAAATACTGGCCATTGATTTTACACTGTTGGAGCCTTCTCGAAAtgggtttgaaaatgtgttggtCATGACAGATGTTTTTAGTAAGTTCACGGTGGCTGTGCCTACACGTGACCAGACTGCCTCTACTGTGGCCCAGGTTCTTGTGGCAGAGTGGTTCTATAAGTTTGGTGTGCCAAGTCGCTTGCACTCTGATCAAGGGAGGAGTTTTGAAAGCACTTTGATCCAACAACTTTGTTTGATGTATGGGGTAACTAAATCTCGTACTACTCCTTACCATCCGGCAGGAAATGGGCAGTGTGAGCGCTTCAATCGAACACTGCACAACCTTCTCCGAACATTGCCCTTGACACAGAAGCGGAATTGGGCATCTTGTCTACCTTATGTCCTCTTCTGTTATAATACAACACCTCATCAGAGTACGGGGGAGTCCCCTTATTACTTGATGTTTGGCCAACAACCAAGGCTGCCCATTGACTTCCTTTTGGGGCGTGTGGAAGAACCAAGGCCGGGTGAGGTGCAAGGATGGGTGGCAGAGCACCAGGAAAAGTTGAGGGTTGCCTTTGATTGTGCTCGTGAGCGGCTGCTTACAGCAGCAAGTCGTCGGAAGGAGCGGCATGATCAGCACGTGAGAGAGGTGCCGCTGCTGGTGGGCCAGCTGGTGTATGTGAGGGATCATGGTGCCAGGGGCCGTCATAAGCTGCGAGATCTGTGGAACTCGGAGGTTCATCAGGTGGTGAGTGCTTCATCGGAAGGGGCAGTTTATGCAGTGGCACCGGTGAACGCACTGCACAAAGTAAGGAATGTGCATCGCGACATGTTGAAGGCTGTGGTACAGCCAGTTGAGGTTGATCTTTTACCCACTCAAGCACCATCACCTTTGGGTGTGGCTCAGCTGGACGAGTCGTCAAATAGTGACTTGTGGCTATTGGTGTCCAGCACTACACCAGGTGCCCCAGCTCCCGGGCCCCTCGTACCTTCCACAGCAACTAGGCCGGACCAGGGCCTATTGCTTCCGTCCTTTCAGTCACAGTCGCAAGTGCCATTGTCCTTGGCCTCGGAGCAGCCTAGTACGAGTGGGCAAGTTATGCGTCGCACCACCCGTCCCACTGCCGGGCATCATTCGAATGTTCATCGGCTTCCTCAGCCTGTTAGGGGTACGGCTGGCGGCCTGGTCGGGAGGCCTTCAGACCCAACAATGAATCTGCAATCGGTCATTTTTCGGCCATGGTCTTGACCTAGGGGGCCTTCTTTACCGTCGGGACGACGATACAAAAAACGAGGGGTAGGTGTGACCGGATGagggttttcccctccctctttcctgcacacaggggtgtggaccagcacacctggggctaattgtgattgattgggagaggcagggatattacttaagcctctggtgtgtgtgtggactcgtcctgtggtcttctcctgctgggtttttccatcttttgtgcctttttagtcTCCTGTGTCGCCGTGTATGCGGCACTAATGTGCATCCTTCCATATAGTGACCCTGTCTGGGTCATGGATGTCCCCACGTGGGTGGATGAATGCCTGGACTGCTGGTGTTCGGTGTCTCGGTACGATGCAcgcctccctttttttcaacacatttgggcgttattataaaaatctaaatggtcttaattgttatagtgtgggccgctgtctgtgagtgtgcgcgagGTGGGTGCTGCCGCCGGGGTCTGTGGGCAGCTTGACCTGTAATTTGGTAAGTCGCTGTGTCTGCCTGTTTGCTGTACATTAAGTACGGTCTTGTTCTAATGCGGTGTTTCACAGCATAGCTGGACCcggctgcagccttggacatgctGTTGTGGTGCTATCCTGGTGCCGCGACCAATTAATGGGCCGATCTTCCCCGgcgcgctctctccccccccctcactgagacTGTTCTTGATACCGGCTAAAAACCTTTCGGAAGAACAGTACAAATGTGGCTCTCTATTGGGTGAACTGTTGGacatattacatgttttttttccttttttttgtttgagttgaatttgtttacatctttattatgcatgctggtttatggatttgaattgtttgatttgaatttgtttacatctttattatgcatgctggtttattgatttgattgtttgtttgttttctttatagtccTCAAACTCCCTATCGCAGAACAtattgccattttaaaaagagtattaaacaaataaaactatatttttataattatcttatggtctctgacccctgatttggtgaacggctctgcgtgccttaataagaatggtcttgggcctatcccaagtggcgttgctggAGATTATTCTTCCTGGAGTGTCATAGGACGCGCGTATTGCCACACCCCCATGAGGATTTACACATCCGAAGACGAATACCAGTGTCTCCCACCACAGACTCACCGGATTTATAGTAAGGCGCAGGTACGGCCATCTGCACGATGACTTCTAACCCCTCCACCTTGGTTTTGGGTGGAACCACCAGGTAcattagcccccccccacaggttCCACACCTGCATCATCTCAGAGGTTACGGGGAAATGCTCGTGAACACATGGCGCTCTCTTCAATACTCCGGCCTTCAGGCGGTCCGTCTGACAGCCGATCTGGATCTGAGGAAGAACGTGTGTTACTGATTGTCGCCTTCTTGGACCAGGAGAGCAAGGTCTGTGTGTCGGGTTTGAGTTGGACCTCCACTAGTATGCAAAATATGAAGAAGAGTACCTTCCAATCTTTGTTGACAATCTCTGCTGGCATGGCAATGTAGGTCTTCATACCGGGTGAGAGGTAGACCCCTATACTGATCAACTCATGTCTtgctgaaaaacacacatacacacaaccgaCAGGTTGCCGATGATGCTGCTCATGGTGAGTGTGACATGTTCCCCTTAAGAGAAGTAGTGTAACCATGGTAACGTTGGAGTTTAATGAGGAAGTATTTGTGCGGGGTAAACGTCCAACAGTAAAATACTTAATTTAGCCATGCACACAAGTTATTTCAATGGTAAAAATGAAGTTCTGCTAGTAAGTTGTTACTGATAAACAGTTTTCGAGTTTGTCCTCAGGCCCGACCTGTCGTGTTGACGTTGATCTTGACTCTGTGGTTGTAGACGACCGGCATCAAGGGGTTATCCTTGATGAGGTAGGGCAGCAGGGCATCGGGATCTGGGCAAACCTTGTACACCTCTGTGCCCAcactgaggaggaggtggtcTTTGGGACTGTTCACGGGGCAGTGGTCAGACGCCTGGAAAGACAAATTACCAAAAGAAGTTGTCGGGACACATCTGGCTGGACGTCAGCTTTGCGCTGCTCTATCGGAACCATCTTACAAAGTTCTCGTGGTGTTTTTGCCCACTGACCTGAGGCATCCCTGACTTCTTCATGATCTCAGTGAGGGTGGACAGCACCTGTTTGTAGGAGGGGCAGTCGTGAGCTTTCATGCGCAGGTAGGTGATGCAGTCTGAGCCCAGCCTCTGGAGGTTCTCCTCCTCGTGCTTGCTGAGCTCCCCGCCGTGAGACACGTGGCTGGCGAAGCGGCGCAGGAGGTGGCGGAAGTGGTAGGAATCTTTGATGGCCTGGCTCGGCTGGGGGGCCTTGTGTGAACCTCTACCGACAGTTTTCCCCAGGATGCTCAAGCCCATCACGTTCAGCATCGTGTTCCCTGGAAGACGTTCAAGCAAACCGGATATGACTTTTAAGTCTAAACACTTTTGCCCTTAGATGACCTGGCGATTCCTCAGCTCTCTGATTGATCTTGAGCCTCATGGTCTCTGGTTTATCTTTTCTAACACCTGACATATAATATATCCCATCACTTATTCCTGTACACCATGTGTTTATGACTGCAAATGTGAAAGGCATCGTGAAGGGATGTCCCTGATAAGAGTCAATGTCATTTTTGCTGAGCATGCATTATGTAGGTGTTTCGTGGGATGAGCTGAGCGGGTTATGGTACGACTCGTACCTGGGAAATCCGTTACTTCGTTTTGTCCAGGGTGCGACTGTGCCCACCACCAGGCGTGTCCACCGACCAGCaggcctcctccctctgccacaAAGTTTTGGATTTTCTCCTTGAGATCATCGCTGAACGCTTTACACACAAATACGCTCAGGTCGTCCCTGAAGTTGGTCTTCTCACACTGCAACCCTGACTTGCTGAGAACATCGATGGGGACACCTGGCTTGACACCAACGACTCCCTGCCGACCTTCATCCAGCCAATGAAGAGCATTTTTCCAGAATGGAGCCATTGTCTGCGATGAAGGAAGTTATCACAAGACAGGCAGGTCAACAGACAACTCACAACTATTTAGAAACATCCCCCTGCACGTTAATATGTAACTGCAAAACAAATCATTATAAAAAGACTCTGACACACGTGGCCTACTTGATTTATCTTATTTACaaaatttgcagcataatgccaagaaaagaCAGACTttcaaagaagaggagggaccTGCAGCAGCGCGACcgttagttgtcatttcagttttgaGCTTGGTGGCTTACGAATGCAAACATTCCACATTAAACAAGTCTGATCTCTACCTCTCGTCCCAGGAGGGCTTCATGTGTGATCACAATGACTCGTCCCTGCCCGTAGTAGCTTCCTGCCAGGAACGCTTGTCCACCCTCTGTGGTCCCGATGGGGAAGGCCAGCGGGCCGTGAACCAGAATCTCAGAAGCTGTAATATTACCTTGGAGGTCGAAGTCTGAAACCCCCTGCAGTAAGAACTCCAAGTCATCCTCAAAATCCTTTCCGATTCTGCatttgaaagaggaaagtgaaagtccattcattgtttattttcatttttatgttgTGTCTTTATGAGACTCAAATAGACAAAAGTAGTAGGAATCAAATGTGGTGCCTAATattatggggcgccgtttgtaaaacgttgcacgttctaaaatcctgcgcagttttgctacatttagcattatcatacagtatgaacaaaaaagcccaacaatattcatatgtcactttttcaaacatttagagagaaattcatgtaaattcatgcaataacttttccatgGATAATGTtaggcagtaacacaaagttgttaaaaaatataaatgtcaaatgtaaatgtaaatgttaaatgtaaatgtaaatgttaaatgttatatctaaatgttaaatgtaaatctaaacgttaaatgtaaatctaaatgtaaacgttaaatgtaaatctaaatgttaaatgtaaatgttatatctaaatgttaaatgtaaatgttatatctaaatgtttaaatgtaaatgttaaatgtaaatgtaaatctaaatgttaaatgtaaatgtttaaaagaaagaaCCGAATGTGATGCATTAAtattactaatatatatatgcagtacaagtcaaaagtttggacccaCTTTCATATTGAATTGATTAATTagatgtgtccaaacctttgacggATACTGTATATTAATATTAGTATAAGTACTATAGGAGAAGCATGGCGTGGATCTAACCTGGTCTATGCAGCCTAACACTTAACCATTATTTAGAAAAACAGCTACGGCAAAATAAAACGATATTAGCATATGTTTAATATTACGACCATAAATTGTGGAGCGGATTGCAGGTCAAAAGTGTGCACTCACACTATAGCCATCCAGGAGGCCGGGATCTGTGGGTAGACGGGCAGGCACTCTGTTTGACCCGGATGGTGGGAGAAGTAGATCCCTGCCACACCACACACCTTATTCCCTTCAAACTGGAGCAGCGTGTTCTCCTTTGGGTGCGCTTTAGCCCAGTGCCACGCTTGCCCCGCTATCAgcactcctcctccagctttcAGAAAAGCCACCAGCTCCTTCCCGTCTGCTTCGACGCTGTAGGCGTCCGTCACGTACACGCCGACCTCCCGGTTCTCACTGAAGGCCCCGACAACTGAGACTTGGAAGCTGGATTTACTGAGGTTATCGGCGACTCCCTTGATCTGTTTGTGGATCCCCACGGACACGTTGTCGGACCCTTCTCCTCTCAGCCAGGTCACAGCGTTCTCTACCAGAGCGGGAAAGGCCGTCAGGTAGCCCTCATGACCCAGGACCACGACCCTGCCGCGGCCGTACAGAGAGGCCGCCATCAGGACCTGGCCTTTGCTGTTCATCGCTAGAGGAAAAGCGTGGTCTCCAGTCAGCACCAGGTCACTGGGAACACAGGGGCCACGGAGGTCCAGCTCCCTCAAGCCTCTCATCAGGGACATATAGTCCGCTTCATGTGTATTTTCCATGGTCTGGTTGAAGATCGGACAAAGACGCTGTAGAGGAGTGTGAAGTCAAAGCTGATTTGAGGTGATTGCAGTTAAACAAATGTTGAAACACTTGGTCGCTGTCAGTGAGAAAAAATATTCCAGTTTCCTCAAAATTGACACCACAGGAGCCTGAGAGTTTACACCGTTTTCATTACAACCAAACAACAAATTAAAGCAACAGGTATTTAAGGGTTTTACCTGAAAGTCAAGTTGTCCTACTGCTTGTATTATAAAACAGTTTCCCACACAGGTAATCCACCAAGGAAGACTATCTgacagaagagaggagggaaacgAGAGTGAGAAGAGCGATGAGTAGTCCGcggacaacaacaaaaggagGAGGGACAGGGACAGGCTGGAAAATGACAATCAGGTTCCAACATCAATTGCGTTAATGTGTGACTACACCCTGAATGTTATACCTGCTCAACCTGTTGGGTAGTCAATATTTGTCAATGTTTAGAGGAGGACACAATATACTGCCGGTACAAACATATCTTAAACACTGTAATTGTTGCATCTAAGTCAAACAAACCAATGTATAATTCTAAACAAAAAGGGGTTTCTATATTAACACAGTGACAAGTTATAAAACATTCTCCACCCAGGTGGAGAATATGCCATTTATTACAACATTTGACCTGTATAATAGGGGAAGACGGCAATAGAAAATGTATCTCTGGTTTTGGGTGTGTCTTGTGGCACCAGCTCCTCAGTGACCAGCTGAGGCTTCAGGCAGGTTAACTTGACTCCACTGTGCATCAATCAAAACACGAAACCCCCCAATCAAGAAATggcatttttattaataaaaaaaaacaaaaataaaatctacTTTTCATGTGGATGTGGTTTTCTCTGGTAATTATTAAGGATTTGAATACCATGCTAATCGTTCGAAAACCCGGAAAAGTCGAAGTCACGAGCGGAACCTTTTAAGGACAGTACAGTTTCCAAACGAGCCTATTTTCTCTGATGGACCGTGGGTGCTTTTCCGGTTTATTGCGGTTTATTGCACCTAATGACCAAATAAGTCACCAGCGGGGATTCCGGGACACGGACACCGGAGTCGCCGACAGGCAGCGTTCCAGGCACCGCGGCGAGGGCGGCTTCTGCTGCGACGCAGCAATGCTCGAGCTTCTGCTGTACTTTTCACACTGATACAAAGTACAGCAGAAGCTCGTGAGGAGCAAGTCAACAGTTGTTTGTTTTGGCATAAAGAATTGTAAGGGGGATTATTAAGTCACCGAGGGTGATGCAAACTAGTCGAGGGCGAGGAATCAAATAACATCTTAGGGGtttcataaaatattaaataattataCTCTAACTCATATGATAGTGAGCGGATCCATATAAAACATTTCTTCCATGAATatctttggtaaaaaaaaagagagtaatTCAAGAAATGCTGAActgattttgttttaatgtgttcTTTTTCTAATGTTGTAACATATTCTATTACATTTATCTTAGTTCAAAACCTGTTCTATTTTGCATTGGTGTCTGTGTTGCTTTTTATACACTGGTAAAGTACAATTACTCTATTGTTCATGTTTGCTTTAACTTTTTGTTTAGTTATCTTTCATCAAACTTGCACAATAATTGCGTTCCCGGCTCGTAAAGTTCAACATTTACTCGTTGTAGTTTTTCACTTTCACATTAATGCATTTAAAGTGCTGCGTAGTCTCGTGTGTGAAAGCCGGAACACTTGTTCTTTCCTCTTGTCCTCCAGATCGCTGGCTTCGACATTGACGGCTGCATCATCACCACCAAGTCTGGGAAAGTCTTCCCCACCGCGCCCGATGACTGGAAGTACGTCGGCTCCTTCCCTTTCCGAATGCTTTGTCCCTCTCCGGTCTTTCGTGGTACTCATCTGCCTTTGTGCTCCACTGACAGGATTCTGTACCACGAGATTCAGCCCAGACTGGCCAGCTTGCTCAAGAGAGGATACAAGGTGAGGACGAGCCAAAGGCAGCGGCTCTCGCTGATTTCTAGGGGATGAAAACGTGTGCAGCGTGAGGCCCGGCTTCCTGGTCtaccctttctctcctgcaggtggTGTTCTTCACCAACCAGATGGGCATCGCCAAAGGCAAACTGAAGCCGGAGGTCTTCAGGTCCAAAGTGGAGGAGATCCTGGCCAAGCTGCAGCTGCCGGTGCAG
Coding sequences:
- the LOC144383045 gene encoding LOW QUALITY PROTEIN: TRPM8 channel-associated factor homolog (The sequence of the model RefSeq protein was modified relative to this genomic sequence to represent the inferred CDS: deleted 1 base in 1 codon), giving the protein MENTHEADYMSLMRGLRELDLRGPCVPSDLVLTGDHAFPLAMNSKGQVLMAASLYGRGRVVVLGHEGYLTAFPALVENAVTWLRGEGSDNVSVGIHKQIKGVADNLSKSSFQVSVVGAFSENREVGVYVTDAYSVEADGKELVAFLKAGGGVLIAGQAWHWAKAHPKENTLLQFEGNKVCGVAGIYFSHHPGQTECLPVYPQIPASWMAIVIGKDFEDDLEFLLQGVSDFDLQGNITASEILVHGPLAFPIGTTEGGQAFLAGSYYGQGRVIVITHEALLGRETMAPFWKNALHWLDEGRQGVVGVKPGVPIDVLSKSGLQCEKTNFRDDLSVFVCKAFSDDLKEKIQNFVAEGGGLLVGGHAWWWAQSHPGQNEVTDFPGNTMLNVMGLSILGKTVGRGSHKAPQPSQAIKDSYHFRHLLRRFASHVSHGGELSKHEEENLQRLGSDCITYLRMKAHDCPSYKQVLSTLTEIMKKSGMPQASDHCPVNSPKDHLLLSVGTEVYKVCPDPDALLPYLIKDNPLMPVVYNHRVKINVNTTARHELISIGVYLSPGMKTYIAMPAEIVNKDWKIQIGCQTDRLKAGVLKRAPCVHEHFPVTSEMMQVWNLWGGLMYLVVPPKTKVEGLEVIVQMAVPAPYYKSGVTTAAEWSLLRSAPSPWAELEFENIILTVPSEVVRSLDRPDELAALWDEIMRAIADLAAIPHKFPRKERFVADVQISHGWMHAGYPVMANKASAKVLVDADHIRTKGMWGPIHELGHNQQRGCWEFAPHTTECTCNLWSVYVHEEVLGINREKAHPAMTLENQKKRAADYVAGGRKLGSWSMWVALGTYMQLQERFGWDAFKKVFAAYHKMTTFPKDNEGKMNLYAETFSQAVGVNLSAFFKAWGWPIQTATEEKLSMLPPWSDHPMVQYD